The Allocatelliglobosispora scoriae genome contains a region encoding:
- the ppdK gene encoding pyruvate, phosphate dikinase → MTTKYVYDFAEGNRDLKDLLGGKGANLAEMTRLGLPVPPGFTITTEACRAYLADKRQPAELAQEIDTHLRQLEATMGKTLGDADDPLLVSVRSGAKFSMPGMMETVLNVGLTDVSVHGLAKRSGNERFVWDSYRRLIQMFGKTVCGVPGESFEHAIDSAKLHRGTTDDLDLDVDDLRELVSAYKRIFKDHTGRDFPQEPRDQLELAILAVFDSWNADRAVLYRRQERIPADLGTAVNVVAMVFGNTGSDSGTGVAFTRDPATGARGVYGDYLANAQGEDVVAGIRNTVALADLEQLDPASFAELVRIMNVLEQHYRDLCDIEFTIERGKLWMLQTRVGKRTAAAAFIIATQLVDEGVIDLDEALRRVTGGQLAHLMFPAFAATQIRPLTRGIAASPGAAVGRAVFDSARAVQWAAEGEKVILVRRETNPDDLPGMIAAQGILTNRGGKTSHAAVVARGMGKTCVCGADDIVVSKGQFTVDGTTVVEGDVISIDGTTGRVYVGEVPVQASPVVEYFEGHRSGEPLVLAVDRLLTHADAQRRLAVRANADTGDDAARARRFGAQGIGLCRTEHMFLGDRRGLVESLILASTAPEREAALAALLPLQRADFVTILRAMSGLPVTIRLIDPPLHEFLPPLEELAVQVAVAEATGTPHPHDVAMLAAVKRMHEQNPMLGLRGVRLGLVIPGLFAMQVRAIAEAAAAVAREGGDPHPEIMVPLVGAVQELEAVRHEALQVLRDVAAETGVDVPTLIGTMIEVPRAALTAGQIAESAQFFSFGTNDLTQMGWGFSRDDVEGAFFTRYLELGIFGVSPFESLDRDGIGRLVRIAVDEGRATRPDLKIGVCGEHGGDPDSVHFFHEAGLDYVSCSPFRVPVARLEAGRAALPDGGSDTR, encoded by the coding sequence ATGACCACCAAATATGTCTACGACTTCGCCGAGGGCAATCGGGATCTCAAGGATCTCCTCGGCGGCAAGGGTGCGAATCTCGCCGAGATGACCAGGCTGGGGCTGCCCGTGCCGCCCGGGTTCACGATCACCACCGAGGCCTGCCGGGCCTACCTCGCCGACAAGCGGCAGCCCGCCGAGCTCGCGCAGGAGATCGACACGCATCTCCGCCAGCTGGAAGCGACGATGGGCAAGACCCTCGGCGACGCCGACGATCCGCTGCTCGTGTCGGTACGCTCCGGCGCCAAATTCTCGATGCCCGGCATGATGGAGACCGTGCTCAACGTCGGGCTCACCGATGTCAGCGTGCACGGGCTCGCCAAGCGGTCCGGCAACGAGCGGTTCGTGTGGGACTCCTATCGCCGCCTGATCCAGATGTTCGGCAAGACGGTCTGCGGGGTGCCGGGGGAGTCCTTCGAGCACGCGATCGACTCGGCGAAACTGCACCGCGGCACGACCGACGACCTCGACCTGGACGTGGACGATCTGCGGGAGCTGGTCTCGGCGTACAAGCGAATCTTCAAAGATCACACCGGGCGGGACTTCCCGCAGGAGCCGCGCGACCAGCTGGAGCTGGCGATCCTCGCGGTCTTCGACTCCTGGAACGCGGACCGCGCGGTGCTCTACCGCCGGCAGGAGCGCATCCCGGCCGATCTCGGCACGGCCGTCAACGTGGTCGCGATGGTCTTCGGCAACACCGGTTCCGATTCCGGCACCGGGGTGGCCTTCACCCGCGACCCGGCGACCGGCGCGCGTGGCGTCTACGGCGACTACCTCGCCAACGCGCAGGGCGAGGATGTCGTCGCGGGCATCCGCAACACCGTCGCGCTCGCCGATCTGGAGCAGCTCGACCCGGCGAGCTTCGCCGAGCTGGTTCGCATCATGAACGTGCTGGAGCAGCACTACCGCGACCTCTGCGACATCGAGTTCACGATCGAGCGCGGCAAGCTGTGGATGCTGCAGACCCGCGTCGGCAAGCGCACCGCCGCAGCCGCCTTCATCATCGCCACCCAGCTTGTCGACGAGGGCGTCATCGACCTCGACGAGGCACTGCGCCGGGTGACCGGCGGGCAACTCGCGCACCTGATGTTCCCGGCCTTCGCCGCGACCCAGATCCGGCCGCTGACCAGGGGCATCGCGGCGTCGCCGGGTGCCGCCGTCGGTCGCGCCGTCTTCGATTCGGCGCGGGCCGTGCAGTGGGCCGCCGAGGGCGAGAAGGTGATCCTGGTCCGCCGCGAGACCAACCCCGACGACCTGCCCGGCATGATCGCCGCGCAGGGCATCCTCACCAACCGGGGCGGCAAGACGAGCCACGCCGCCGTCGTCGCCCGGGGCATGGGCAAGACCTGCGTCTGCGGCGCCGACGACATCGTCGTCTCCAAGGGACAGTTCACTGTGGACGGCACGACCGTGGTCGAGGGTGACGTCATCTCGATCGACGGCACGACCGGCCGCGTCTACGTCGGCGAGGTGCCGGTGCAGGCGAGCCCGGTGGTGGAGTATTTCGAGGGCCACCGCAGTGGCGAACCGCTGGTCCTCGCCGTGGACCGGCTGCTCACCCACGCCGACGCGCAGCGGCGGCTCGCGGTCCGGGCCAACGCCGACACCGGTGACGACGCGGCCCGGGCCCGGCGCTTCGGCGCGCAGGGCATCGGCCTGTGCCGCACCGAGCACATGTTCCTCGGCGACCGGCGCGGGCTCGTCGAGTCCCTGATCCTCGCCTCGACCGCACCCGAGCGGGAAGCGGCGCTCGCCGCGCTCCTGCCGTTGCAGCGCGCCGACTTCGTCACGATCCTGCGCGCGATGTCGGGGCTGCCGGTGACGATCCGGCTGATCGACCCGCCGCTGCACGAGTTCCTGCCGCCGCTGGAGGAGCTCGCGGTGCAGGTGGCGGTCGCGGAGGCGACCGGAACGCCGCACCCGCACGACGTGGCGATGCTCGCCGCGGTCAAGCGCATGCACGAGCAGAACCCGATGCTCGGCCTGCGCGGTGTCCGCCTCGGCCTCGTCATCCCCGGCCTCTTCGCGATGCAGGTCCGCGCGATCGCCGAGGCGGCCGCGGCCGTGGCACGCGAGGGCGGTGACCCGCATCCGGAGATCATGGTCCCGCTGGTCGGAGCGGTTCAAGAACTCGAGGCGGTCCGCCACGAAGCCCTCCAGGTCCTCCGCGATGTCGCCGCCGAGACGGGCGTCGACGTGCCGACCCTCATCGGCACCATGATCGAGGTACCCCGGGCCGCCCTGACGGCCGGACAGATCGCCGAGAGCGCCCAGTTCTTCTCGTTCGGCACCAACGACCTGACCCAGATGGGCTGGGGCTTCTCCCGCGACGATGTGGAGGGTGCGTTCTTCACGCGGTACCTGGAGCTCGGCATCTTCGGCGTCTCGCCCTTCGAGTCCCTGGACCGCGACGGCATCGGCCGACTCGTCCGGATCGCCGTCGACGAGGGCCGCGCCACCAGGCCGGATCTGAAGATCGGTGTCTGCGGCGAGCACGGTGGCGACCCGGACTCGGTCCACTTCTTCCATGAGGCCGGCTTGGACTACGTGTCCTGTTCGCCGTTCCGCGTACCGGTGGCGCGCTTGGAGGCGGGGCGTGCCGCGTTGCCCGATGGCGGATCGGACACTCGATAG
- a CDS encoding cytochrome P450 family protein has protein sequence MDFSEAELTANPHEVLTRLREAGPVHRFDLMPGTDGWLITGYDDARRALTDPRLSKTAMINGRLGGGVFPAEIQRAISLHMLNADPPDHTRLRRLVSAAFTARRMEGLRPRVQEITDALIADLAGRETADIIDDFAFPLPFTVICELIGVPQVDRDNFRAWSNTLVGGATDPEQAFHAITSMTSYVRGLVELKRSEPDDALLSAMIDVTDSGDRLSEDELTSLVFLLLVAGHETTVNLIGNAMFLLLSRPDDAAALRADESLLPAAVEEFLRYESPVKTTTYRMTTEPVTVGDVTIPADAIVIVSLLSANHDSGTFADAEVFDPARVDAQQHIAFGYGIHYCLGAPLARLEGQIAVGSLLRAFPALAPAEPLDELTWRPGILLRGLNHLPVRLS, from the coding sequence ATGGATTTCAGCGAGGCCGAGCTCACCGCCAACCCGCACGAGGTGCTCACGCGGCTGCGTGAGGCCGGACCGGTGCACCGGTTCGATCTCATGCCGGGCACGGACGGCTGGCTGATCACCGGCTATGACGACGCGCGCCGTGCGCTCACCGATCCCCGCCTCTCCAAGACCGCGATGATCAACGGTCGGCTCGGCGGCGGCGTCTTCCCCGCCGAGATCCAGCGGGCGATCAGCCTGCACATGCTCAACGCCGACCCGCCCGATCACACCCGGCTGCGCCGCCTCGTCTCGGCCGCCTTCACCGCCCGCCGGATGGAGGGGCTGCGGCCGAGGGTCCAGGAGATCACCGACGCGCTCATCGCCGACCTCGCCGGCCGGGAGACCGCCGACATCATCGACGACTTCGCCTTCCCGCTGCCGTTCACGGTGATCTGCGAGCTCATCGGCGTACCGCAGGTCGACCGGGACAACTTCCGGGCCTGGTCCAACACCCTCGTCGGCGGTGCGACCGATCCCGAGCAGGCGTTCCACGCCATCACGTCGATGACCTCATATGTCCGCGGCCTCGTCGAGCTCAAGCGCAGCGAGCCCGACGACGCGCTGCTCAGCGCCATGATCGACGTGACCGACAGCGGTGACCGGCTCAGCGAGGACGAGCTCACCTCGCTCGTCTTCCTGCTCCTCGTCGCCGGGCACGAGACGACGGTCAACCTGATCGGCAACGCGATGTTCCTGCTGCTCTCCCGGCCCGACGACGCGGCGGCGCTGCGGGCGGACGAGTCGCTGCTGCCGGCGGCGGTCGAGGAGTTCCTCCGCTATGAGAGCCCGGTGAAGACGACGACCTACCGGATGACGACCGAGCCGGTCACCGTCGGCGACGTGACGATCCCGGCCGACGCGATCGTCATCGTCTCGCTGCTCTCGGCCAACCACGACAGCGGGACCTTCGCCGACGCCGAGGTCTTCGACCCGGCCCGCGTCGACGCCCAGCAGCACATCGCGTTCGGCTACGGCATCCACTACTGCCTCGGCGCTCCGCTGGCCCGGCTGGAGGGGCAGATCGCGGTCGGCTCGCTGCTGCGGGCGTTCCCAGCGCTGGCTCCGGCCGAGCCGCTCGACGAGCTGACGTGGCGCCCGGGCATCCTGCTGCGCGGGCTCAACCACCTGCCGGTGAGACTGTCATAG
- a CDS encoding DNA-3-methyladenine glycosylase I, producing MNDLIIGTDGLARCRWGGSTPDYAFYHDNEWGRPLHGDDALFERVSLEAFQSGLSWITILRKRESFRAAFSGFDIKRVAEFGDDDVTRLLGDAGIVRNRSKIEATIANARAALDLPDGLSELLWSFAPKPRKAPKDFSGVPATTPESIAMAKALKKRGFRFVGPTTAYALMQATGMVNDHLAGCHARGD from the coding sequence GTGAACGATCTGATCATCGGCACCGATGGACTCGCCCGCTGTCGCTGGGGTGGCAGCACCCCCGATTACGCCTTCTATCACGACAACGAGTGGGGTCGGCCGCTGCACGGCGACGACGCCCTCTTCGAGCGGGTCAGCCTGGAGGCGTTCCAGTCGGGGCTCTCCTGGATCACGATCCTGCGCAAGCGGGAGTCGTTCCGGGCCGCCTTCAGCGGCTTCGACATCAAGCGGGTCGCCGAGTTCGGCGACGACGACGTGACCCGCTTGCTCGGCGACGCGGGCATCGTGCGCAACAGGTCCAAGATCGAGGCGACGATCGCCAACGCTCGGGCCGCGCTCGATCTGCCCGACGGCCTGTCGGAGCTGCTGTGGTCCTTCGCGCCGAAGCCCCGGAAGGCGCCGAAGGATTTCAGCGGGGTGCCCGCGACCACGCCCGAGTCGATCGCGATGGCCAAGGCGCTCAAGAAGCGCGGTTTCCGCTTCGTGGGCCCCACCACGGCCTATGCGTTGATGCAGGCCACCGGCATGGTCAACGATCACCTGGCGGGCTGCCACGCACGAGGGGACTGA
- a CDS encoding pyridoxamine 5'-phosphate oxidase family protein yields MTHAEITSDEQLRELLGPAMPRAVTKERFSLHDLDRQWLAASPFVLIATSAADGTCDVSPKGDPPGFTVVLDDTTLAIPERSGNRRADGYHNILSNPHVGLIYFIPGRNETLRINGRARLVSDAPFFDEMIVKGHRPQLAVIVEIEQIFFHCGKAFLRSDLWQPDSWHPEVLPSHAKISQTLQPSGMTLEELEKYYGPDYLKGLYPATT; encoded by the coding sequence ATGACGCACGCAGAGATCACATCCGATGAGCAGCTACGGGAGCTGCTCGGCCCGGCGATGCCCCGAGCCGTCACCAAGGAGCGCTTCAGCCTCCACGACCTGGACCGGCAATGGCTGGCCGCGTCCCCGTTCGTGCTGATCGCGACGTCCGCGGCCGACGGCACCTGCGACGTGTCGCCCAAGGGCGACCCGCCCGGCTTCACCGTGGTCCTCGACGACACGACGCTCGCGATTCCGGAGCGGTCGGGCAACCGGCGGGCCGACGGCTATCACAACATTCTGAGCAACCCGCACGTCGGGCTGATCTACTTCATTCCCGGGCGCAACGAGACACTGCGGATCAACGGTCGAGCCAGGCTCGTCAGCGACGCGCCGTTCTTCGACGAGATGATCGTCAAGGGCCACCGGCCGCAGCTCGCGGTGATCGTCGAGATCGAGCAGATCTTCTTCCACTGCGGCAAGGCGTTCCTGCGCTCGGACCTGTGGCAGCCGGACTCATGGCACCCGGAGGTGCTGCCGTCGCACGCGAAGATCTCCCAGACGTTGCAGCCGTCGGGGATGACCCTTGAGGAGCTGGAGAAGTATTACGGTCCCGACTACCTCAAGGGCCTCTACCCGGCGACGACCTGA